The segment GCTCGTCAACTGGAAGCCGTTGGAGCCGAGGTAGGTTTTCTCGGAATCTTCGATCAGTATCCGCCAGGTTGTAACATCGGTTATCAACCGCCCGGCCTGTTTCGTCAACTGATCTGCCATCTTGAAGTTCTGCGCAGCATTCCGTACAACGAAATTCTGCCTTATGTTGTGAATCGCGCCAAATCCTTGTTGCAGCAGCGAAAGAAGGAAATCAAGAATGACACCGCCCAGCTGCCACCTCCCGTTGTGGAATTGCTGGAGACGCACATGCAACTGGGGAAGGATTATGCCGGCGGCACGTACGCGGGGAATCTTACTTTTTTCCGGGCCACTAGAATTCCAATGCGTGAGCTGGAAGACCTAACGGGAGGATGGAGTAGATTTGTAACAGGCAAACTGGAGACGATTCTGATTCCGGGCGACCATGCCATCTGGCTCAACGATGGCTCTGTGTCACTGCTTGCGCAACAATTGCGGATAAGACTTGCGGCTTGTAACGCTGGCTTCCAGCCGGCCAAGCCTTAACAGCTCTTGAAGTTTGCCGGCTGGAAGCCGGCGGCGCCGGCAGAATGCCGGCGGTCATTTATGCCAGCCTGGAGGCTGGCGCTCATTTGACGGCTCGAAAGATGAGCGCCGCCATTCTGGCGGCATTGATGTCCGCCGGCTTTTAGCCGGCGCTACAAAAGCGATAACTTCGTCTTGACAAGTATACAGACTGGTCTGTATACTCAAGTCCTATTTCATATTTGGAGGTCAGATCATGTCAAAACAGAAAATTGCCTGCGCAGATGTAATGCCAGGGTGCAAATTCGAAGCGGAAGCAGAGACGGAAAAGGAGTTGTTGCAAAAGGTTTCTGTTCACGCTGCGGAGGCGCACGGCGTCCAGGAGGTCACTCCCGAACTGGTTGCCAAAGTAAAATCTGTCATCAAATCGGCAGAGTAATGCAAAGGCTGGTAGGGCAGGCCTTGTGCCTGCCCGCAAGAATACGGGCGTCTAAACGGGCAGGGACAA is part of the bacterium genome and harbors:
- a CDS encoding DUF1059 domain-containing protein, with product MSKQKIACADVMPGCKFEAEAETEKELLQKVSVHAAEAHGVQEVTPELVAKVKSVIKSAE